A region from the Haloarcula limicola genome encodes:
- the hisE gene encoding phosphoribosyl-ATP diphosphatase: MDDADDVIDDLFAVIEDRKENLPEDSYTTSLFTHEKGENAVLEKLGEETTELILAAKDDDREELAHESADIVYHLLVLLSMKGMDVEDLRAELSKRR; this comes from the coding sequence ATGGACGACGCCGACGACGTCATCGACGACCTGTTCGCGGTCATCGAGGACCGCAAGGAGAACCTCCCCGAGGACTCCTACACCACGTCGCTGTTTACCCACGAGAAAGGCGAGAACGCCGTCTTGGAGAAGCTCGGCGAGGAGACCACCGAGCTGATTCTCGCGGCGAAAGACGACGACCGCGAGGAACTCGCCCACGAGTCCGCCGACATCGTCTATCACCTGCTCGTCCTGCTCTCGATGAAGGGGATGGACGTCGAGGACTTGCGCGCGGAGTTGTCGAAGAGGCGGTAG
- the pdxT gene encoding pyridoxal 5'-phosphate synthase glutaminase subunit PdxT: MTLRAGVLAVQGDVSEHADAIERVATAHGETAEVVEIREAGVVPDCDALLMPGGESTTISRLVHREGIDREIAAHVEAGKPVLATCAGLIVAASDAHDDRVETLNVLDVSVERNAFGRQKDSFEAPLSVTGLDDPFPAVFIRAPVIDYVGDDVEVLATWDDRPVAVRDGPVVGTSFHPELTEDPRIHDLAFFDSVET; this comes from the coding sequence ATGACTCTACGGGCAGGCGTCCTCGCCGTGCAGGGCGACGTCTCCGAACACGCCGACGCGATCGAACGGGTGGCGACGGCCCACGGCGAGACGGCGGAGGTCGTCGAGATACGCGAAGCGGGGGTCGTCCCCGACTGCGACGCGCTCCTCATGCCCGGCGGCGAGTCGACCACCATCTCGCGACTCGTCCACCGGGAGGGTATCGACCGCGAGATCGCGGCTCACGTCGAGGCCGGGAAACCGGTGCTGGCGACGTGTGCCGGCCTCATCGTCGCCGCCAGCGACGCCCACGACGACCGCGTGGAGACGCTGAACGTCCTCGACGTCTCCGTCGAGCGCAACGCCTTCGGCCGACAGAAGGATAGCTTCGAGGCCCCGCTCTCCGTGACCGGTCTCGATGACCCGTTCCCGGCGGTGTTCATCCGCGCGCCCGTCATCGACTACGTCGGCGACGACGTGGAGGTGCTGGCGACGTGGGACGACCGCCCCGTTGCGGTCCGTGACGGTCCCGTCGTCGGCACGTCGTTCCACCCGGAACTGACCGAGGACCCGCGCATCCACGACCTCGCCTTCTTCGACAGCGTGGAGACGTAG
- a CDS encoding PrsW family intramembrane metalloprotease, translated as MGKRRDPVASNADRSTDLYEIADWEVRSRLDRFAHWLYHTGIWALRGMVILIALVILVLQVAFGSLGALGVQPLFAGLAALSAVPALLLALYIWRADVTSSEPLTLLVGTFLLGVLFAGFAGLLNVTLGDPVQSIGSGFGLFEPAGLFFFFYLVVGPVEESVKLLAVRLYPYRDDRFDAVIDGAVYGAAAGLGFATIENALYIVQNTETVNGTIQAINAGSDIAAVRALAGPGHVIYSAFAGYYLGLAKFNPDDAGPIILKGLLIATLIHATYNALSGPVTVVLSEFYGVSQFTAFLGFVVVYDALFGLLLFRKLNAYRRAYQQAHQVTDSSPDEIEQAEFEP; from the coding sequence ATGGGAAAGCGACGGGACCCGGTCGCGTCGAACGCGGACCGGTCGACGGACCTCTACGAGATCGCCGACTGGGAGGTGCGGTCCCGGCTAGACCGCTTCGCCCACTGGCTCTATCACACGGGCATCTGGGCGCTCCGTGGAATGGTGATCCTCATCGCCCTCGTCATCCTGGTGCTGCAGGTCGCGTTCGGCAGCCTCGGCGCGCTCGGCGTCCAGCCGCTGTTCGCCGGTCTCGCGGCGCTTTCGGCGGTTCCCGCGCTGCTGCTGGCCCTCTACATCTGGCGCGCCGACGTGACCTCCTCCGAACCGCTGACGCTGTTGGTGGGGACCTTCCTGCTGGGCGTGCTGTTCGCCGGCTTCGCCGGGCTGTTGAACGTGACGCTCGGCGACCCGGTGCAGTCGATCGGCTCCGGGTTCGGGCTGTTCGAACCCGCGGGCCTGTTCTTCTTCTTCTATCTCGTCGTCGGCCCCGTCGAGGAGAGCGTGAAGCTGCTCGCGGTGCGACTCTACCCCTACCGGGACGACCGCTTCGACGCCGTCATCGACGGCGCGGTGTACGGTGCCGCCGCCGGACTGGGTTTCGCCACCATCGAGAACGCGCTGTACATCGTCCAGAACACCGAGACGGTCAACGGGACGATACAGGCGATAAACGCCGGCAGCGACATCGCGGCCGTGCGGGCGCTGGCCGGGCCGGGCCACGTCATCTACTCGGCGTTCGCGGGTTACTACCTCGGGTTGGCGAAGTTCAACCCCGACGACGCCGGCCCCATCATCCTGAAGGGGCTGCTCATCGCCACGCTCATCCACGCCACGTACAACGCGCTGTCGGGTCCCGTGACGGTGGTTCTCTCCGAGTTTTACGGCGTCAGTCAGTTCACCGCCTTCCTCGGATTCGTCGTCGTCTACGACGCGCTGTTCGGCCTGCTCCTGTTTCGGAAACTCAACGCCTATCGGCGAGCATATCAGCAGGCACATCAGGTGACCGACAGCTCGCCAGACGAGATCGAACAGGCCGAGTTCGAACCCTAG
- a CDS encoding riboflavin synthase has translation MFTGIVEATGEVREVVDDEDGRRVRIGAPFSDLEAGQSISVSGACLTVEAFADGEWFEVFLARETLDRTFFDRLTEGATVNLERAMPADGRFDGHIVQGHVDATAEIVGIERERGDWTFSFSLPDAQRDYLVEKGSITVDGISLTVAARRDDRFDVAIIPTTYEETTLSEKSVGDPVHLEVDVIAKYVEQLH, from the coding sequence ATGTTCACCGGGATCGTCGAGGCGACCGGCGAGGTACGGGAAGTCGTAGACGACGAGGACGGTCGGCGGGTCCGCATCGGCGCGCCCTTCTCCGACCTCGAAGCCGGCCAGTCGATAAGCGTCAGCGGCGCGTGTCTCACCGTCGAGGCGTTCGCCGACGGGGAGTGGTTCGAGGTGTTCCTCGCCCGCGAGACGCTCGACCGGACCTTCTTCGACCGACTGACCGAGGGGGCGACCGTCAACCTCGAACGGGCGATGCCCGCCGACGGCCGCTTCGACGGCCACATCGTGCAGGGCCACGTCGACGCTACCGCGGAGATCGTCGGCATCGAACGGGAGAGAGGCGACTGGACGTTCTCCTTCTCGCTTCCCGACGCGCAGCGGGACTACCTCGTCGAGAAGGGATCGATCACGGTCGACGGCATCAGCCTCACCGTCGCCGCTCGTCGCGACGACCGCTTCGACGTGGCGATCATCCCGACGACCTACGAGGAGACGACGCTCTCGGAGAAGTCGGTCGGCGACCCGGTTCACCTCGAAGTCGATGTGATAGCGAAGTACGTCGAACAGCTCCACTAG
- a CDS encoding phosphoglycerate kinase — MTFQTLDDLEDGQRVLVRLDLNSPVEDGEVQDNRRFDRHAETISELVDRDFEVAVLAHQGRPGRDDFVSLSQHADILESHVDSPVDFVADTFGEDALSAIGELDGGDVLVLENTRMCDEELPEEEPEVKAETEFVQTLKDEFDAYVNDAYSAAHRSHASLVGFPLVMDAYAGRVMETEYEANTAIAEKEFDGQVTMVVGGTKATDVIDVMTHLDEKVDDFLLGGIAGELFLRAAGYPVGYDIDDANLYDEQWEQNSEKIESMLEDHRDQITLAVDLAYEDDDGSRAEQSVDDIDEKTVSYLDVGSETVMEYSPTIRESEAVFVKGALGMFEDERFSVGTAGVLEAIAETDCFSVVGGGDTSRAIEMYGMEEDEFGHVSIAGGAYIRALTGAELVGVEVLQR, encoded by the coding sequence ATGACCTTCCAGACGCTCGACGACCTCGAGGACGGGCAGCGCGTCCTCGTGCGACTCGACCTCAACTCACCCGTCGAGGACGGCGAGGTACAGGACAACCGGCGGTTCGACCGCCACGCCGAGACGATCAGCGAACTCGTCGACCGAGACTTCGAGGTCGCGGTACTGGCCCACCAGGGCCGGCCCGGCCGGGACGACTTCGTCTCGCTCTCCCAGCACGCTGACATCCTCGAATCGCACGTCGACAGCCCGGTCGACTTCGTCGCCGACACCTTCGGCGAGGACGCCCTTTCCGCCATCGGCGAACTCGACGGCGGCGACGTCCTCGTCTTGGAGAACACGCGAATGTGCGACGAGGAACTCCCCGAGGAAGAGCCCGAGGTCAAGGCCGAGACCGAATTCGTCCAGACGCTCAAGGACGAGTTCGACGCCTACGTCAACGACGCCTACTCGGCGGCGCATCGCTCGCACGCCTCGCTCGTGGGCTTTCCGCTGGTCATGGACGCCTACGCGGGCCGGGTCATGGAGACCGAGTACGAGGCCAACACCGCCATCGCCGAGAAGGAGTTCGACGGGCAGGTGACGATGGTCGTCGGCGGGACGAAGGCCACCGACGTTATCGACGTGATGACCCACTTGGACGAGAAGGTCGACGACTTCCTGCTGGGCGGCATCGCCGGGGAGCTGTTCCTGCGGGCGGCGGGCTACCCCGTCGGCTACGACATCGACGACGCGAACCTCTACGACGAGCAGTGGGAACAGAACAGCGAGAAGATCGAGTCGATGCTCGAAGACCACCGCGACCAGATCACGCTCGCGGTCGACCTGGCCTACGAGGACGACGACGGGAGCCGCGCCGAGCAGTCGGTCGACGACATCGACGAGAAGACGGTCTCGTACCTCGACGTTGGCAGCGAGACGGTCATGGAGTACTCGCCGACAATCCGCGAGTCGGAGGCCGTCTTCGTGAAGGGCGCGCTCGGCATGTTCGAGGACGAGCGCTTCTCCGTGGGGACGGCGGGCGTCCTCGAAGCCATCGCGGAGACCGACTGCTTCTCGGTGGTCGGCGGCGGCGACACCTCTCGCGCCATCGAGATGTACGGGATGGAAGAAGACGAGTTCGGACACGTCTCCATCGCCGGCGGCGCGTACATCCGCGCGCTCACCGGCGCGGAGCTCGTCGGCGTCGAAGTGCTACAGCGCTAG
- the gap gene encoding type I glyceraldehyde-3-phosphate dehydrogenase yields the protein MSDPVRVGLNGFGRIGRNVFRASLENDDVEIVGINDVMDDDEIDYFAQYDTVMGNLPGANVEDGVLSVEGTDFEAGIFHETDPTELPWEDLDVDVAFEATGIFRTKEDASQHLEAGADKVLISAPPKGDEHVKQIVYGVNEDEYDGEDVVSNASCTTNSITPVAKVLDDEFGIESGQLTTVHAYTGSQNLMDGPNSKPRRRRAAAENIIPTSTGAAQAATEVLPDLEGKLDGMAIRVPVPNGSITEFVVDLNEEVTESDVNAAFEEAAEGDLEGVLGVTTEDVVSSDILGDPYSSQVDLQSTNVVNGMTKILTWYDNEYGFSSRMLDVAQHITEQ from the coding sequence ATGAGTGACCCAGTCCGCGTCGGCCTCAACGGCTTCGGCCGCATCGGCCGTAACGTATTCCGTGCTTCGCTGGAGAACGACGACGTCGAGATCGTCGGCATCAACGACGTCATGGACGACGACGAGATCGACTACTTCGCCCAGTACGACACCGTCATGGGCAATCTCCCGGGTGCGAACGTCGAGGACGGCGTCCTCAGCGTCGAGGGCACCGACTTCGAGGCGGGCATCTTCCACGAGACCGACCCGACGGAGCTCCCCTGGGAGGACCTAGACGTCGACGTCGCGTTCGAGGCGACGGGCATCTTCCGGACGAAAGAGGACGCGAGCCAGCACCTCGAAGCGGGTGCCGACAAGGTGCTCATCTCCGCGCCACCGAAGGGCGACGAGCACGTCAAGCAGATCGTCTACGGCGTCAACGAGGACGAGTACGACGGCGAGGACGTCGTCTCGAACGCCTCCTGTACGACGAACTCCATCACGCCGGTCGCGAAGGTGCTCGACGACGAGTTCGGCATCGAGTCGGGACAGCTGACGACCGTCCACGCCTACACCGGGTCCCAGAACCTCATGGACGGCCCCAACAGCAAGCCCCGCCGCCGCCGCGCCGCGGCCGAGAACATCATCCCGACCTCGACCGGGGCCGCACAGGCCGCCACCGAGGTCCTGCCCGACCTCGAGGGCAAACTCGACGGGATGGCCATTCGCGTCCCGGTCCCGAACGGCTCCATCACGGAGTTCGTCGTGGACCTGAACGAGGAGGTCACCGAGAGCGACGTCAACGCCGCCTTCGAAGAGGCCGCCGAAGGCGACCTCGAGGGCGTGCTGGGCGTCACGACCGAGGACGTCGTCTCCTCCGACATCCTCGGCGACCCCTACTCCTCGCAGGTCGACCTCCAGTCGACGAACGTCGTCAACGGGATGACGAAGATCCTGACGTGGTACGACAACGAGTACGGCTTCTCGAGCCGGATGCTCGACGTCGCACAGCACATCACCGAGCAGTAG
- a CDS encoding Hsp20/alpha crystallin family protein yields MRRDDDDPFDEFFREIERMMDEMMGAEGDVHIDRDGATGGSDLHVDVHETDEEIRVVADIPGIEKEAIDLKCDGNVLTIDADSHQREYHERLTLPSAVDEHSASATYNNGILEVTFDREEDSADIEL; encoded by the coding sequence ATGAGACGGGACGACGACGACCCCTTCGACGAGTTCTTCCGCGAGATAGAGCGGATGATGGACGAGATGATGGGTGCCGAAGGGGACGTTCACATCGACCGAGACGGTGCGACGGGGGGCAGCGACCTACACGTAGACGTCCACGAGACCGACGAGGAGATCCGCGTCGTCGCCGACATCCCGGGCATCGAGAAGGAGGCGATCGACCTCAAGTGCGACGGCAACGTCCTCACCATCGATGCCGACAGCCACCAGCGGGAGTACCACGAGCGGCTCACGCTCCCCAGTGCAGTCGACGAACACTCCGCGTCGGCCACCTACAACAACGGCATCCTCGAAGTCACCTTCGACCGCGAAGAGGACTCGGCCGACATCGAACTGTAG
- a CDS encoding ATP-grasp domain-containing protein, translating into MLDLAVTTREETFERMREPLAARDIAVGHVDVSERSLPLSTSPFAAYDVGFVYPSRIMEGAVADAMLGVPWVNDREAILRSRNKADVLTRLGRADVPVPETVLVSNPADEAALVAAFEQFDPPVVVKPNSTTRGVGVTTAHDLDSFLGIADYLDLVHDYRATGDQSFLVQEYLPDARDYRAMIVDGEYVGAVERRLSADARAGGRWKHNVHRGADAEGVELPDPLRELSERAADVLDISYLGVDLLVTDDRAVVNETNARPTIDSATKYEEGFWDRLAELIRATATA; encoded by the coding sequence ATGCTGGATCTGGCCGTCACGACGCGAGAGGAGACGTTCGAGCGGATGCGAGAGCCGCTGGCGGCCCGCGATATCGCCGTCGGCCACGTCGACGTCAGCGAGCGGTCGCTGCCGCTCTCCACGTCGCCGTTCGCGGCCTACGACGTGGGGTTCGTCTATCCCTCTCGCATCATGGAGGGGGCCGTCGCCGACGCGATGCTCGGCGTGCCGTGGGTCAACGACCGCGAGGCGATCCTGCGCTCGCGCAACAAAGCGGACGTGCTGACGCGACTCGGCCGGGCCGACGTTCCAGTCCCGGAGACGGTGCTCGTCTCGAACCCCGCCGACGAGGCCGCCCTCGTCGCCGCCTTCGAACAGTTCGACCCGCCAGTAGTCGTCAAGCCCAACTCCACGACCCGCGGCGTGGGCGTCACGACGGCGCACGACCTCGATTCCTTCCTGGGTATCGCCGACTACCTCGACCTGGTCCACGACTACCGGGCGACCGGCGACCAGTCGTTTCTCGTCCAGGAGTATCTCCCCGACGCGCGCGACTACCGAGCGATGATCGTCGACGGCGAGTACGTCGGGGCCGTCGAACGACGACTCTCCGCCGACGCCCGCGCGGGCGGGCGCTGGAAGCACAACGTCCACCGCGGGGCCGACGCCGAGGGAGTCGAACTACCCGACCCGCTGCGCGAATTGAGCGAACGCGCGGCGGACGTGCTCGACATCTCGTATCTCGGCGTGGATCTGCTCGTGACCGACGACCGCGCCGTCGTCAACGAGACGAACGCCCGGCCGACCATCGACAGCGCGACGAAGTACGAGGAGGGATTTTGGGACCGACTGGCGGAGCTGATTCGCGCGACAGCGACGGCGTAG
- a CDS encoding 50S ribosomal protein L16, whose amino-acid sequence MSDKPASMYRDIDKPAYTRREYITGIPGSKIAQHEMGQKQTDTDDYPVQISLIVEESVQLRHGSLEASRLSANRHLIKELGEDGDYKMTLRKFPHQVLRENKQATGAGADRVSDGMRAAFGKIVGTAARVQAGEQLFTAYCHVEDAEHVKEAFRRAYNKITPSCRIKVERGAEQLVS is encoded by the coding sequence ATGTCGGACAAACCTGCCTCGATGTACCGGGACATCGACAAGCCCGCGTACACCCGACGCGAGTACATCACGGGCATCCCCGGTTCGAAGATCGCACAGCACGAGATGGGCCAGAAGCAGACCGACACGGACGACTACCCCGTCCAGATCAGCCTCATCGTCGAGGAGTCGGTTCAGCTCCGCCACGGCTCGCTCGAGGCCTCGCGCCTGTCGGCCAACCGCCACCTCATCAAGGAACTCGGCGAGGACGGCGACTACAAGATGACGCTGCGGAAGTTCCCCCACCAGGTCCTGCGCGAGAACAAGCAGGCGACCGGTGCCGGGGCCGACCGTGTCTCAGACGGGATGCGCGCCGCCTTCGGGAAGATCGTCGGCACCGCCGCTCGCGTGCAGGCCGGCGAGCAGCTGTTCACCGCCTACTGCCACGTCGAGGACGCCGAACACGTCAAGGAGGCGTTCCGTCGCGCCTACAACAAGATCACGCCGTCCTGTCGCATCAAGGTCGAGCGCGGCGCGGAACAGCTGGTTTCCTAA
- a CDS encoding glutathione S-transferase family protein, whose product MNMLVDGEWQTDAYESTNDDGEFDRQETTFRDRIEDDPDARFQPEAGRYHLYVSYACPWAHRTLLVRRLKGLEDAISVDVVDPYRDEDGWQFTPEKEGCTEDSLYGSDYLRELYVRADDDVTCRVTVPVLWDKQEETIVNNESEEILRMLDTEFDSVAETDADLYPEGYRDEVDRVIDDIYDPINNGVYRAGFADTQSAYDDAVTDLFDALDHWDDVLADQRYLAGDRLTEADVCMFTTLVRFDQVYHTHFMCNRQFIREYDNLWPYLRDLYQTPGVAETVNMDHIKEHYYTTHPDVNPKRIVAVGPDLDFEAAHDRDELPGEPPADLLATH is encoded by the coding sequence ATGAACATGCTCGTCGACGGCGAGTGGCAGACCGACGCCTACGAGAGTACGAACGACGACGGTGAGTTCGACCGGCAGGAGACGACGTTCCGGGACCGTATCGAAGACGACCCCGACGCGCGGTTCCAACCCGAAGCCGGACGGTACCACCTCTACGTCTCCTACGCCTGCCCGTGGGCACACCGAACGCTGCTCGTGCGCAGGCTGAAGGGACTGGAGGACGCCATCAGCGTCGACGTCGTGGACCCCTACCGCGACGAGGACGGTTGGCAGTTCACGCCCGAGAAGGAGGGGTGCACCGAGGATTCGCTGTACGGATCGGACTACCTCCGGGAGCTGTACGTGAGAGCCGACGACGACGTGACCTGTCGCGTGACGGTGCCCGTCCTCTGGGACAAACAGGAGGAGACCATCGTCAACAACGAGTCCGAGGAGATCCTACGGATGCTCGACACCGAGTTCGATTCGGTGGCGGAAACCGACGCGGACCTCTACCCCGAGGGGTATCGAGACGAGGTCGACCGCGTCATCGACGACATCTACGATCCGATCAACAACGGCGTCTACCGCGCCGGCTTCGCGGACACGCAGAGCGCCTACGACGACGCGGTCACCGACCTCTTCGACGCGCTCGACCACTGGGACGACGTGCTCGCGGACCAGCGCTATCTCGCCGGCGACCGCCTGACCGAGGCGGACGTCTGCATGTTCACGACCCTGGTCCGCTTCGACCAGGTGTACCACACCCACTTCATGTGCAACCGCCAGTTCATCCGAGAGTACGACAACCTCTGGCCGTATCTGCGGGACCTGTATCAGACCCCCGGTGTCGCCGAGACCGTGAACATGGACCACATCAAGGAACACTACTACACGACCCACCCCGACGTGAACCCCAAGCGCATCGTCGCCGTCGGCCCCGACCTCGACTTCGAGGCGGCTCACGACCGGGACGAACTGCCGGGCGAACCGCCGGCGGACCTGCTGGCGACGCACTGA
- a CDS encoding TrmB family transcriptional regulator, which produces MDDSTLADRLTQLGLSEKEVDTYLSILRNGEAKASEIADNTGVSKRYVYSISESLEDRGFVEVNDHIVPTTIRARPPSEVIESLTSQLSEMESALDSRYSDTERRAQQFDVIKSRVTVVKRLTEYISNATDEVMLSVPQQYLPEIADELEAAVDRGVLALLVVSNAADIESEDVAGMASVARSWQQEMPIVLTVDGQFGLVAPADMIIRSNSDQRAIAFVQEQLVPVLSGSFLGNYWPMATELYVAEPRELPATYRRFRQPVLQATLRLRADDPVHVTASVHPVQADTDVETLEGTVVDTRQGLVEPQTNAYPIEHTLVVDTGEETVTVGGPGSFIEDYEAEEIILSES; this is translated from the coding sequence ATGGACGATTCGACGCTCGCGGACCGACTGACGCAGTTAGGACTCTCGGAGAAGGAGGTGGACACGTATCTCTCGATCCTCCGGAACGGCGAGGCGAAAGCCAGCGAGATCGCCGACAACACCGGCGTCTCCAAGCGATACGTCTACAGCATCAGCGAATCGCTCGAAGACCGCGGGTTCGTCGAGGTCAACGACCACATCGTGCCGACGACGATCCGCGCACGTCCGCCGTCGGAGGTCATCGAATCGCTGACGAGTCAGCTCTCGGAGATGGAATCGGCGCTCGACTCTCGCTACTCCGACACCGAACGGCGCGCCCAGCAGTTCGACGTCATCAAGTCCCGCGTGACCGTCGTCAAGCGGCTCACGGAGTACATCTCGAACGCGACGGACGAGGTGATGCTGTCGGTCCCACAGCAGTACCTCCCGGAGATAGCCGACGAACTCGAAGCGGCCGTCGACCGTGGCGTACTGGCACTGCTGGTTGTCAGCAACGCGGCCGACATCGAGAGCGAGGACGTGGCCGGGATGGCCTCGGTCGCCCGATCGTGGCAACAGGAGATGCCGATCGTCCTCACCGTCGACGGCCAGTTCGGGCTGGTCGCGCCCGCCGATATGATCATACGGTCGAACTCCGACCAGCGGGCGATCGCGTTCGTACAGGAGCAACTCGTGCCGGTCCTCTCGGGCTCTTTCCTCGGCAACTACTGGCCGATGGCGACGGAGCTGTACGTCGCCGAACCGCGCGAGCTACCCGCCACCTACCGTCGGTTCCGCCAACCGGTGTTACAGGCGACGCTCCGGCTGCGCGCCGACGACCCGGTCCACGTCACCGCGTCGGTCCACCCGGTGCAAGCCGACACCGACGTAGAGACGCTCGAAGGGACCGTCGTCGATACGCGACAGGGCCTCGTCGAACCACAGACCAACGCCTACCCGATCGAGCACACGCTCGTCGTCGATACGGGCGAGGAGACGGTCACGGTCGGCGGACCCGGTTCGTTCATCGAGGACTACGAGGCCGAGGAGATAATCCTCTCCGAGTCCTAA